The Dehalobacter sp. genome has a window encoding:
- the recN gene encoding DNA repair protein RecN — MLVELRIKDFALMEDVHLLFDKGLSVFTGETGAGKSMLVDALGLLLGGRASNEFLRHGKDKACVEGIFSNLPLKLTEMLQDEGYPLEDDMLFLYREINDSGRNVCRVQGRTVPLSLYRTFCEGLVDIHDQMEHQSLLQTETQRELLDSFGGEEHLKLLKQVRDAAVNYRNTMSRERELLRSERDREKREEILRYQIEEIDRIAPVSGEEESLEQEKKFLLNAEKIVSLVNEAYDELYAGTKEASDAAFDRIGSATEKMGELSALDPEIEELHKNLEEIYFSLEDYVTKLRSYKDKLDFEPGRLDEIETRLIDLGKLRKYAYTIEAVLERRVEMEEELEEIAHLQDEKENIRREKKEALTTYNNLVEELSLNRGIQAERIEKGLADELLDLGLNEARIEIIFSPVTEPSPEGAEQIEFYFSANVGEPPKPLAKVASGGEMARIMLAFKSLLSKVETVDTFVFDEVDSGVGGRTIMKVAEKLEKISENRQVLCITHSAPIAAFADSHFGIDKVVVEDRTQTKVNRLGESERVQEMARMLGGESVALSLAEELWQQAKK; from the coding sequence ATGCTCGTAGAACTTCGCATCAAAGATTTTGCACTGATGGAAGATGTCCATTTGCTTTTTGATAAAGGCTTGTCTGTTTTTACAGGGGAGACAGGAGCCGGAAAATCTATGCTGGTAGATGCGTTGGGTTTGCTTCTGGGCGGAAGAGCCAGCAATGAATTTCTGCGGCATGGCAAGGACAAAGCGTGTGTGGAAGGGATTTTTTCCAATCTGCCGCTAAAATTGACTGAAATGTTGCAGGACGAAGGATATCCGCTCGAAGATGACATGCTGTTCCTGTATCGGGAAATCAATGACTCCGGCCGGAATGTCTGCCGTGTTCAGGGCAGAACCGTCCCGTTGTCCTTGTACCGGACATTCTGTGAAGGACTCGTAGACATTCACGACCAGATGGAGCACCAGTCACTGCTGCAGACCGAAACCCAAAGGGAGCTCTTAGACAGTTTCGGCGGCGAGGAGCATTTAAAACTGCTGAAACAAGTCAGGGACGCGGCTGTCAATTACCGGAACACCATGTCCAGAGAAAGAGAACTCCTGCGTTCGGAGCGGGACAGGGAGAAAAGGGAAGAAATACTGCGTTACCAGATTGAGGAGATTGACCGGATTGCACCGGTTTCCGGGGAAGAGGAATCTCTGGAACAGGAGAAAAAGTTTCTGCTGAATGCCGAAAAGATCGTCAGTCTTGTCAATGAAGCCTATGATGAACTCTATGCCGGAACCAAAGAAGCCTCTGATGCTGCTTTTGATAGGATTGGGTCAGCCACAGAAAAAATGGGGGAACTCTCGGCGCTTGATCCTGAGATTGAAGAGCTGCATAAGAACCTTGAAGAGATCTATTTCAGTCTCGAAGATTATGTGACCAAACTGCGGTCCTATAAAGATAAGCTGGATTTTGAACCAGGAAGGCTTGACGAAATTGAAACCCGCCTGATTGATCTCGGTAAGCTCAGAAAATACGCGTATACGATTGAAGCTGTTTTGGAAAGACGGGTTGAAATGGAAGAAGAACTTGAAGAAATTGCCCATCTTCAGGATGAAAAAGAAAATATCCGGCGCGAAAAGAAAGAGGCGCTGACAACGTATAACAATCTGGTGGAGGAACTCAGCCTGAACCGTGGCATCCAGGCTGAACGAATTGAAAAGGGCCTGGCAGACGAATTGCTCGATTTGGGGCTAAACGAGGCCAGAATCGAAATCATATTTTCACCAGTCACCGAACCGTCGCCCGAAGGTGCGGAACAGATTGAGTTTTATTTTTCCGCGAATGTCGGAGAACCTCCCAAGCCTTTGGCCAAAGTGGCTTCAGGCGGAGAAATGGCCAGGATCATGCTGGCTTTCAAAAGCTTATTATCGAAAGTGGAAACCGTGGATACGTTTGTTTTCGATGAAGTGGACAGCGGAGTCGGCGGCAGAACGATCATGAAGGTCGCTGAAAAGCTTGAAAAAATATCGGAGAACAGACAAGTGCTCTGCATTACCCACTCGGCGCCGATCGCGGCATTTGCCGACAGCCATTTTGGCATTGATAAAGTCGTTGTGGAAGACCGGACACAGACCAAAGTCAATCGGCTTGGCGAAAGTGAAAGGGTCCAGGAAATGGCCCGAATGCTTGGCGGTGAAAGCGTCGCGCTAAGCCTTGCGGAGGAATTATGGCAGCAGGCTAAAAAATAA
- a CDS encoding flippase-like domain-containing protein, which yields MKKIFVNYFFTALVIAVTVWILISSSKFSIIPHLIAITDGGLLFLAFVCMVLFWFFDALIIKVIVEISDQGIRFWRYMKIALIGQYYSSITPFSGGGQPVAQVYTMKNDYKIPLGLATSVTINKFTIYHIIVTAFALFMAIFKYDFIFEQGAVSKTFIAIGFMINIISTLALLLLCYNSSIVKKVCLLILRLLHKIKLAKNMNDQIFSRHIEEYRSSLRLFLRDRKALLLTCLYTLIQVIVYFCVTYFVYLSFGLRDASLFDILAVQSLHYMAINYIPTPGNAGASEGGFYLIFGLIFPSSVMIYAIMLWRLIVYYLNLFVGGIVVLIDYLYKQSLKKS from the coding sequence ATGAAAAAAATATTTGTAAATTATTTTTTTACAGCCCTGGTCATTGCAGTGACCGTCTGGATATTGATTTCCAGTTCGAAATTTAGTATTATACCTCACCTGATCGCCATAACTGATGGAGGGCTGTTATTCCTGGCATTTGTCTGCATGGTCCTTTTTTGGTTTTTTGATGCGTTAATTATTAAAGTGATTGTTGAGATTTCTGATCAAGGTATCCGTTTTTGGCGGTATATGAAAATAGCGCTGATTGGACAGTATTATAGTTCCATTACTCCTTTTTCTGGCGGGGGACAGCCTGTCGCGCAGGTCTATACGATGAAAAATGACTATAAAATCCCGCTGGGGCTGGCTACATCAGTCACCATCAATAAATTTACGATCTATCATATTATTGTGACTGCCTTCGCCTTGTTTATGGCTATTTTTAAGTATGATTTTATCTTTGAGCAGGGTGCGGTCAGCAAAACCTTCATTGCTATAGGTTTTATGATCAATATCATATCGACGCTGGCTCTGCTTTTGCTCTGTTACAACAGTTCGATTGTAAAAAAGGTCTGCCTTCTGATCTTAAGACTGCTTCATAAAATCAAACTGGCCAAGAATATGAATGATCAAATCTTTTCCAGGCATATTGAGGAATACAGAAGTTCTCTGCGCTTGTTCCTGAGAGACCGCAAAGCTCTGCTTCTAACCTGTCTCTATACGTTGATTCAAGTCATCGTGTACTTTTGCGTGACCTATTTTGTCTATCTGTCATTTGGTTTAAGAGACGCGTCCCTGTTTGATATTCTTGCTGTGCAGTCTTTGCATTACATGGCGATTAATTACATTCCGACGCCTGGAAATGCCGGAGCATCCGAGGGAGGATTTTACCTGATATTCGGGCTAATTTTCCCTTCCAGTGTTATGATCTATGCGATCATGCTCTGGAGACTCATCGTCTATTATTTAAATTTGTTCGTGGGCGGGATTGTCGTACTGATCGATTACCTGTATAAACAAAGCTTAAAGAAGTCGTAA